One window of Mycoplasma cottewii genomic DNA carries:
- a CDS encoding BspA family leucine-rich repeat surface protein: protein MLYFDEHTVRITNMEKWDTSNIKDMSGTFQNTSAFNRDISNWDVSNVEDASFMFSQAQSFNESIVHWDLCRADTTNFVNPASGNWRQPYWEANLPKVIRDRYTGLTANEGENQRNPIYIRASGNC, encoded by the coding sequence ATGCTTTACTTCGATGAGCACACTGTCAGAATAACAAATATGGAAAAATGAGATACTTCAAATATAAAAGATATGTCAGGTACATTTCAAAATACATCAGCTTTTAACCGAGACATATCAAATTGAGATGTTTCTAATGTTGAAGATGCTAGTTTTATGTTTTCACAAGCTCAAAGTTTTAATGAATCTATTGTCCATTGAGATTTATGTAGAGCTGATACAACTAACTTTGTAAACCCAGCTTCTGGAAATTGAAGACAACCTTATTGAGAAGCTAATTTGCCAAAAGTAATTCGTGATAGATATACTGGACTTACTGCAAATGAAGGAGAAAACCAAAGAAATCCTATTTATATAAGAGCATCTGGTAATTGTTAG
- a CDS encoding BspA family leucine-rich repeat surface protein, which yields MPEYLPWFIQSLDSAFLRNKFSSIKNLEKWDVSNIIVMNYTFRLATKFNHPIGNWNVSNVRFMRRTFAGAQGFRQNISKWNVVGDVKTFAFVTIKSGNWTEPYWSNNTPQIVRNRFTSGITPGGFDRLKGEDGSDGGANLEWIRDA from the coding sequence GTGCCTGAGTATTTACCTTGGTTTATTCAATCTCTAGATTCTGCATTTCTTAGAAATAAATTCTCTTCTATAAAAAATCTGGAAAAATGAGATGTTTCAAACATAATAGTTATGAACTATACATTTAGACTTGCTACAAAATTTAATCATCCAATTGGTAATTGAAACGTTTCAAATGTGAGATTTATGCGTAGAACTTTTGCAGGTGCACAAGGTTTTAGACAAAATATCTCAAAATGAAATGTTGTAGGAGATGTAAAAACTTTTGCTTTTGTAACTATTAAATCAGGTAATTGAACAGAACCTTATTGGAGTAATAATACGCCACAAATTGTTCGAAATAGATTTACTTCAGGAATAACACCTGGTGGTTTTGATAGATTAAAAGGTGAGGATGGTTCGGATGGTGGAGCTAATCTAGAATGAATACGAGATGCCTAG
- a CDS encoding MSC_0619 family F1-like ATPase alpha subunit — protein sequence MNTKINKNVSNINPKIVAIYDYIVQVEGKFDYCQQQVFTSVKNKEVRLFLISASENFAYLLANLEGQKLSIGDEIELSDQSDEVFTSKQHFNKVIDIYGNAILPTNEVIKKDKNDASSKIFKVNQDLMRVQRLNEQLYTGLTVIDLLIPIGKGQRELIIGDRQTGKTHIALNTVINQSQKGVKCVYVAIGQKRETISRIYNTLEKHDALKNTIIIDAPATSAYEQYLAPYIGMAHAENISLTDDVLIIFDDLTKHANIFREIALLSNRPVGKEAMPGDMFFAHSQLLERAGSFKNTKTITALPIIQTTDNDLTSLVASNVISITDGQIVTSSKLFSQGVLPAIDIDFSVSRTGSSVQNKSMTKIASDIGKTYRKYKRQLKLASLDYKLNDQVADLMYKGKMIDKLFLQKGYLLYTYNFILMMSKIIQWSLIKTVKDEQKALLFLDYFINNHNEGQRQFELIKSSDQYDEEMTRNYFLFVLKQYSDYLDLNWDIENDYDFLEIDKLFLEKAAQKLGDK from the coding sequence ATGAACACAAAAATAAACAAAAATGTTTCAAATATCAATCCAAAAATTGTAGCTATTTATGATTATATTGTTCAAGTTGAAGGAAAATTTGATTACTGTCAACAACAAGTTTTTACCTCAGTAAAAAATAAAGAAGTTAGATTATTTTTAATTAGTGCTTCAGAAAATTTTGCATATCTACTAGCTAACTTAGAAGGTCAAAAATTATCTATTGGTGATGAAATAGAATTATCAGATCAATCAGATGAAGTATTTACTAGTAAACAACATTTTAATAAAGTAATTGATATTTATGGAAATGCAATTTTACCTACTAATGAAGTTATTAAAAAAGATAAAAACGATGCTTCAAGTAAAATATTTAAAGTAAATCAAGATTTAATGAGAGTTCAAAGATTAAATGAACAACTTTATACTGGATTAACTGTGATTGATTTATTGATTCCTATAGGAAAAGGCCAACGTGAATTAATTATTGGTGATCGTCAAACAGGAAAAACACATATAGCATTAAATACAGTAATTAATCAATCTCAAAAAGGTGTTAAATGTGTTTATGTTGCAATTGGTCAAAAAAGAGAAACTATTTCAAGAATTTACAATACTTTAGAAAAACACGATGCTTTAAAAAATACTATTATTATTGATGCTCCTGCAACTAGTGCATATGAACAATATCTAGCTCCTTATATTGGAATGGCTCATGCTGAAAATATCTCACTTACTGATGATGTGTTAATTATTTTTGATGATTTAACAAAACATGCCAATATTTTTAGAGAAATAGCATTACTAAGTAACCGACCAGTAGGAAAAGAAGCAATGCCAGGAGATATGTTTTTTGCTCATTCTCAATTATTAGAACGTGCTGGATCATTTAAAAATACAAAAACAATTACAGCACTACCTATTATTCAAACAACAGATAATGATTTAACTAGTTTAGTTGCATCAAATGTGATTTCAATTACTGATGGACAAATTGTTACAAGTAGTAAGTTATTTTCTCAAGGAGTACTTCCTGCTATTGATATTGACTTTTCAGTTTCAAGAACTGGAAGTAGTGTACAAAATAAATCAATGACAAAAATTGCTAGCGATATCGGTAAAACTTATAGAAAATATAAGCGCCAATTAAAACTCGCTTCATTAGATTATAAGTTAAATGATCAAGTTGCTGATTTGATGTATAAAGGAAAAATGATAGATAAACTATTTTTACAAAAAGGATATTTATTATACACTTACAATTTCATTTTAATGATGAGCAAAATCATTCAATGATCATTAATTAAAACTGTTAAAGATGAACAAAAAGCATTATTATTTTTAGATTATTTTATTAATAATCACAACGAAGGACAAAGACAATTTGAACTTATTAAATCAAGTGATCAGTATGATGAAGAAATGACAAGAAACTATTTCTTATTTGTATTAAAACAATATTCTGATTATTTAGATTTAAATTGAGATATAGAAAATGATTATGATTTTTTAGAAATAGATAAATTATTCTTAGAAAAAGCTGCACAGAAATTAGGTGATAAATAA
- a CDS encoding type II toxin-antitoxin system death-on-curing family toxin: MRFSFQKVIVFTSKWSLLSGINSTIFKYSYESDNYDVFDFVTEIFIKVLTGYYFIDGNKRTALMLLIQLLTNFGYYFYFSDDFNFSKHFYHQTVEKELANFVS; encoded by the coding sequence ATGAGATTTTCTTTTCAAAAAGTAATAGTCTTTACTTCCAAATGAAGTTTGTTAAGTGGGATAAATTCAACTATATTTAAATACAGCTATGAATCTGATAATTATGATGTATTTGATTTTGTCACTGAAATTTTTATTAAAGTTTTAACTGGTTATTATTTTATTGATGGAAATAAAAGAACTGCTTTAATGTTGTTAATTCAACTACTAACAAACTTTGGGTATTATTTCTATTTTTCTGATGATTTCAATTTTTCTAAACATTTTTACCATCAAACTGTTGAAAAGGAACTGGCAAATTTTGTTAGTTAA
- a CDS encoding MSC_0621 family F1-like ATPase epsilon subunit codes for MFNLSINFIENKKTINFNNVSVSFNVDQQQEWIELSNNFLVGYEIILLRIYDYKTRDYKFLFCKNAHIIVKNNHITVNAFSSDEFYIQNKLKKQNDSLLKQVNKKISALLAIEKIGLDIEKIFELKKLKQKQYVLKMIKELSLKKENYEEI; via the coding sequence ATGTTTAATCTATCAATTAATTTTATAGAAAATAAAAAAACTATTAATTTTAACAATGTATCAGTTTCTTTTAATGTCGATCAACAACAAGAGTGAATTGAATTATCTAATAACTTTTTAGTAGGATATGAAATTATTTTATTAAGAATTTATGATTATAAAACTAGAGATTATAAGTTCTTATTTTGTAAAAATGCTCATATTATAGTTAAAAATAATCACATAACTGTTAATGCTTTTTCATCAGACGAATTTTATATTCAAAACAAATTAAAGAAACAAAATGATAGTTTATTAAAGCAAGTCAATAAAAAAATATCAGCACTACTAGCAATTGAAAAAATCGGATTAGATATAGAAAAAATATTTGAACTTAAGAAATTAAAACAAAAACAATATGTTTTAAAAATGATTAAAGAGTTAAGTTTAAAAAAGGAGAATTATGAAGAAATTTAA
- a CDS encoding MSC_0620 family F1-like ATPase-associated subunit gives MKKFKPKFILLFNITLFSIITPICLSLINQNKVVNKNILSLYQKDPTSENLTDSSTTNETNPKPDAPKKPEVDKSFNTFKNTLDNKLKEELSKIFDKIQKFINDELEKDKDKLKEESKTEEYTANIEKRVYLNSLKKLYVSSKKDDFISDPSQFGFHITFPYILAVKKEHNTGTVIFNNKKYENVRLSLDDAYDYSKIIDKKLKEEVIKNKDQIVNTISSHIFNVELDEYFKKFDKEVIGMIFNEKELPKLGQDFILEPIKNEDNDEIYVGSAKILDKHKSWKDYVINKIKPKFIDFDLTKNQEYKDKNESEPTPATTPTIPDPLKPVVPNDKRPSNINPTQLIQALPKLKPYVSYKYANTNSISEIINRFESENNQENKKNFFFFKNPINTRFEYTVESKAQSTSSDSQFVTVKIRDLLNEAKFRTYQTEIINPNKNVKYSFLLEKQNKEISKTFLKLYKALMLDEKLNYKTIGHGDLQSSVLGFVESANKIINDQNFNNLWSKVLNNYYNSIDTNQINNPHYNPKAIWSSSRILIDKILSSLISSNLNNQPVFHSLSNAFLVLKSDLDQFTTHTASREKFLQKAKKYNINLKYVDNVFINFDKSNTRLISTANDKFKNFNTIKWFDDYIKNVKDSREYVEIIKILLAPVDLQPNSKEYEEFNKYYQLAIQKNKDEQKILNNYSLIIGISLLVLSTLFLITNTYIYLHKNKNKKQLKSTFIILTILSLSVTLISIILILVGVKG, from the coding sequence ATGAAGAAATTTAAGCCAAAATTCATCTTATTATTTAACATAACTTTATTTTCAATAATAACTCCTATTTGTTTATCTTTGATAAATCAAAATAAAGTAGTTAATAAAAATATTCTTTCTTTATATCAAAAAGATCCAACTAGTGAAAACTTAACCGATAGTTCAACAACAAATGAAACTAATCCAAAACCTGATGCACCTAAAAAACCTGAAGTTGACAAATCATTTAATACTTTTAAAAATACTTTAGATAACAAGTTAAAAGAAGAATTATCAAAAATATTTGATAAAATTCAAAAGTTTATTAATGATGAATTAGAAAAAGATAAAGACAAATTAAAAGAAGAATCTAAAACTGAAGAATATACAGCAAATATAGAAAAAAGAGTATATTTAAATTCATTAAAAAAACTTTATGTTAGTTCTAAAAAAGATGACTTTATATCAGATCCATCTCAATTTGGATTTCATATAACTTTTCCTTACATTTTAGCTGTTAAAAAAGAACATAATACAGGAACAGTAATTTTTAATAATAAGAAATACGAGAACGTTAGATTAAGTTTAGATGATGCTTATGATTATTCAAAAATTATAGATAAAAAATTAAAAGAAGAAGTTATAAAAAATAAAGATCAAATTGTTAATACTATAAGTTCACACATTTTTAATGTTGAGTTAGATGAATATTTTAAAAAATTTGATAAAGAAGTAATTGGTATGATTTTTAATGAAAAAGAATTACCAAAACTTGGACAAGATTTTATTTTAGAACCAATTAAAAATGAAGATAATGATGAAATTTATGTTGGATCTGCAAAAATTTTAGATAAACATAAATCTTGAAAAGATTATGTTATTAACAAAATAAAACCTAAATTTATTGATTTTGATTTAACTAAAAATCAAGAATATAAAGACAAGAACGAATCAGAACCAACCCCAGCAACAACTCCAACTATTCCCGATCCATTAAAACCAGTTGTTCCAAATGATAAAAGACCAAGTAATATTAATCCAACTCAACTAATCCAAGCACTTCCAAAATTAAAACCATATGTAAGTTATAAATATGCAAACACCAATTCAATTAGTGAGATTATTAATAGATTTGAATCAGAAAATAATCAAGAAAATAAGAAAAACTTTTTCTTTTTTAAAAATCCAATTAATACAAGATTTGAATATACTGTTGAATCAAAAGCACAATCAACTTCATCAGACAGTCAATTTGTAACTGTTAAAATAAGAGATCTATTAAATGAAGCTAAATTTAGAACTTATCAAACAGAAATCATTAATCCAAATAAAAATGTAAAATATAGCTTCTTATTAGAAAAACAAAATAAAGAGATTAGTAAAACATTTTTAAAACTATATAAAGCACTAATGTTAGATGAAAAACTAAACTATAAAACTATAGGTCATGGAGATTTGCAATCATCTGTTCTAGGTTTTGTTGAAAGCGCGAATAAAATAATTAATGATCAAAATTTTAACAACTTGTGATCTAAAGTTCTAAACAATTATTACAATTCAATTGATACTAATCAAATTAATAATCCACATTATAATCCAAAAGCAATTTGGTCAAGCTCAAGAATTTTAATTGATAAAATTTTAAGTTCTTTAATATCATCTAATTTAAATAACCAACCTGTGTTTCATAGTTTATCTAATGCATTTTTAGTTTTAAAATCAGATTTAGATCAATTTACAACTCACACTGCTTCTAGAGAAAAATTTCTTCAAAAGGCTAAAAAATACAACATTAATCTTAAATATGTAGATAATGTTTTTATAAATTTTGATAAATCTAACACTAGATTAATATCTACTGCAAATGACAAGTTTAAAAACTTTAATACAATAAAATGATTTGATGATTATATAAAGAATGTTAAAGATAGTAGAGAATATGTTGAAATAATTAAAATTTTATTAGCTCCAGTTGATTTACAACCAAACTCAAAAGAGTATGAAGAATTTAATAAATATTATCAATTAGCAATACAAAAAAATAAAGATGAACAAAAAATTTTAAATAATTATTCATTAATAATAGGAATTAGTTTGTTAGTATTAAGTACTTTATTTTTAATAACAAATACTTATATATACCTACATAAAAACAAAAATAAAAAGCAATTAAAATCAACATTTATCATTTTAACAATACTTAGTTTAAGCGTTACATTAATTTCAATTATCTTGATATTAGTAGGAGTGAAAGGATAA
- a CDS encoding M13 family metallopeptidase has product MKYNVKDNLFKAINNEWLETAKIPSDRSSISEFDELEIRNEKIVTRIAKKILQQNKTNKLSDVNLINFANFYKLTSDIEKRNELGVSPLKPYFDEILNLSSLKELQDNYVKFMLRGYELPISFGVFLDFLDPSIQTLYASIANHILPDKSHYDTKEQKAVFLKSFKAMARKLLTLFIKDTYEINKIIHKALKFDEIIAKYSLTSLQKVRYTELYKPYDYKKIVAKTKYFNIASIVSKVINDEVDKIIFSDDNFALNIDKILNEKNFELIRAWMLIKLVLTFAPYLDEKTRTLASKYSLFVSGQDKVENKNKHALNLALKFFSMPIGVYFGKKQLGAKAKSDVEKMVKHMIEIYKKRLQKNTWLSQNTIDKAILKLNTLNAHIGYPTELRPYYSELTTSSNSLIENVLKFNEILHKYNLNQYKQPINKNYWIMTPYQVNAYYHPMYNHIVFPAGILQGAFYSIKHTTSENYGGIGAIIAHEISHAFDNNGANFDEKGCLKMWWTQEDFAKFTNKIKAMIDLFDDVETDYGKCNGRLTVSENIADAGGVSCALEAAKREPDYSAEKFFINWAKAWKAKFKPERAKRLLEQDPHAPAELRANIQAANNEEFVKAFNIQPEDKMYISPKKRVKIW; this is encoded by the coding sequence ATGAAATATAATGTAAAAGATAATCTATTCAAGGCTATTAATAATGAATGATTAGAAACAGCTAAAATTCCATCAGATCGCTCTTCAATAAGTGAATTTGATGAACTAGAAATTCGCAATGAAAAAATAGTTACACGTATAGCAAAGAAAATTTTACAACAAAACAAGACAAACAAATTAAGTGATGTTAACTTAATTAATTTTGCCAATTTCTACAAATTAACAAGTGATATTGAAAAAAGAAACGAGTTAGGTGTAAGTCCACTAAAGCCTTATTTTGATGAAATTTTGAATCTTTCATCACTAAAAGAGCTACAAGACAACTATGTGAAATTTATGTTAAGAGGCTATGAGTTACCTATTAGTTTTGGTGTTTTTTTAGACTTTTTAGATCCATCAATCCAGACTCTTTATGCAAGTATTGCTAATCATATTCTTCCTGACAAAAGTCACTATGATACAAAAGAACAAAAAGCAGTGTTTCTAAAATCATTTAAAGCAATGGCTAGAAAGTTATTAACACTATTTATTAAAGACACTTATGAAATTAATAAAATCATTCACAAAGCTTTAAAGTTTGACGAAATTATTGCTAAATACTCACTAACTTCGCTACAAAAAGTTCGTTATACTGAACTTTATAAACCTTATGATTACAAAAAAATTGTTGCTAAGACCAAGTATTTTAATATTGCTAGCATAGTAAGTAAAGTAATTAATGATGAAGTTGATAAAATAATTTTTTCAGATGATAATTTTGCATTAAATATTGATAAAATCTTAAACGAAAAAAACTTTGAATTAATTAGAGCTTGAATGCTTATTAAATTAGTTTTAACTTTTGCACCATATCTAGATGAAAAAACTCGTACTTTAGCATCTAAATATTCGCTATTTGTAAGTGGTCAAGACAAGGTTGAAAATAAAAATAAACATGCCTTAAATTTAGCATTAAAATTCTTTTCTATGCCAATAGGTGTATATTTTGGTAAAAAACAATTAGGTGCAAAAGCTAAAAGTGATGTTGAAAAAATGGTTAAACATATGATTGAAATATACAAAAAAAGATTGCAAAAAAACACCTGATTGAGTCAAAATACAATCGATAAAGCAATTTTAAAATTGAATACTTTAAATGCACATATTGGATATCCTACTGAATTAAGACCTTATTATAGTGAACTAACAACATCATCAAATTCATTGATTGAAAATGTTTTAAAATTTAATGAAATATTACATAAATACAACTTAAATCAATATAAACAACCAATTAATAAAAACTATTGAATTATGACCCCATACCAAGTTAATGCCTACTACCACCCAATGTACAACCACATTGTTTTTCCAGCTGGAATATTACAAGGTGCCTTCTATTCAATTAAACATACAACCTCAGAAAATTATGGTGGTATTGGAGCTATAATTGCTCATGAAATTTCACATGCATTTGACAATAATGGTGCTAATTTTGATGAAAAAGGTTGTTTAAAAATGTGATGAACACAAGAGGATTTTGCTAAATTTACCAATAAAATCAAAGCAATGATTGATCTTTTTGACGATGTTGAAACTGATTATGGTAAATGCAATGGTCGACTAACTGTTAGTGAAAATATTGCTGATGCTGGTGGTGTAAGTTGTGCATTAGAAGCTGCTAAAAGAGAACCTGACTATAGTGCTGAAAAATTCTTCATTAATTGAGCAAAAGCTTGAAAAGCTAAATTTAAACCTGAACGTGCTAAACGTTTACTAGAACAAGACCCACATGCACCTGCTGAATTAAGAGCTAACATCCAGGCAGCTAATAATGAAGAGTTTGTTAAAGCTTTCAACATTCAACCAGAAGACAAAATGTATATTTCTCCTAAAAAAAGAGTTAAAATTTGATAA
- a CDS encoding MSC_0618 family F1-like ATPase beta subunit: MDGKIISISGDVIDIEFDSKHLPLVNHLLTTHNNTTYLLVKSIISNTHIRAIVIYSSRSISISDVVKNTNKSFMVPVGDKAKNNIYSFSGISLNNENNKDVDLIEMNSIINNKRQINVENEFIETGIKAIDFFIPIFKGFKLGIFGGAGVGKTVLMKEIIFNVNNRYKNTSNIFIGSGERSREAIELYDELVQSDLMKNSTMYISKMNESPGARMSIVPIGVTAAEYLRDYKKEDVLLFIDNIYRFIQAENEVSATLGKKPSIGGYQSTLESDVANIQDRLFKNQNASITSFQTVFLPMDDLSDPSAVAVFNHLDSNLVLSRDQVAKNILPAFDPLASSSSSLDESLIGKRHFEAILEVKKILKAYKDLEDVILILGFDELDAENKIIVKKALQLENFFTQNFFMTEHFTKSPGQYVPLKDTIESVIRILEGKYIKQSPEIFAYIGSALELKTDEELGL; the protein is encoded by the coding sequence ATGGATGGAAAAATTATTAGTATATCAGGAGATGTTATAGATATCGAATTTGATTCTAAACATTTACCTTTAGTTAATCACTTACTAACAACTCATAATAACACTACATACTTACTAGTTAAAAGCATTATTAGTAATACTCATATTAGAGCGATTGTTATTTATTCATCTAGATCAATTTCAATAAGTGATGTAGTTAAAAACACAAATAAAAGTTTTATGGTTCCAGTTGGAGATAAAGCAAAAAATAATATTTATAGTTTTTCAGGAATTTCATTAAATAATGAGAACAATAAAGATGTTGATTTAATTGAAATGAATTCAATTATTAATAATAAAAGACAGATAAATGTTGAAAATGAATTTATTGAAACAGGAATTAAAGCAATTGATTTTTTCATACCTATTTTTAAAGGATTTAAATTAGGTATTTTTGGTGGGGCTGGTGTTGGTAAAACAGTTCTTATGAAAGAGATTATTTTTAATGTAAATAATAGATATAAAAATACTTCAAATATTTTTATTGGTTCAGGAGAACGTTCTAGAGAAGCGATTGAACTTTATGATGAATTAGTTCAATCTGATCTTATGAAAAATTCAACAATGTACATTTCAAAAATGAATGAATCTCCTGGAGCTAGAATGTCAATTGTACCAATTGGAGTAACTGCTGCTGAATATTTAAGAGATTATAAAAAAGAAGATGTTTTACTATTTATAGATAATATTTATCGTTTTATTCAAGCAGAAAATGAAGTTAGTGCAACACTTGGTAAAAAACCTTCGATTGGAGGTTATCAATCTACATTAGAAAGTGATGTAGCAAATATCCAAGATCGTTTATTTAAAAATCAAAATGCATCAATCACTTCATTTCAAACAGTGTTTTTACCGATGGATGATTTAAGTGATCCTTCAGCTGTTGCAGTTTTTAATCATTTAGATTCAAATTTAGTTTTATCAAGAGATCAAGTTGCAAAAAATATTCTTCCTGCTTTTGATCCATTAGCAAGTTCATCAAGTTCATTAGATGAATCACTTATTGGAAAAAGACATTTTGAAGCTATTTTAGAAGTTAAAAAAATCTTAAAAGCATATAAAGATTTAGAAGATGTAATTCTAATTTTAGGATTTGATGAACTAGATGCTGAAAATAAAATTATTGTTAAAAAAGCTTTACAATTAGAAAATTTCTTCACTCAAAACTTCTTTATGACTGAACATTTTACAAAAAGTCCTGGTCAATATGTACCATTAAAAGATACTATTGAAAGTGTTATAAGAATATTAGAGGGTAAATATATAAAACAAAGTCCAGAAATATTTGCTTATATTGGTTCAGCTTTAGAATTAAAAACTGATGAAGAATTAGGGTTATAA